Proteins encoded together in one Cyprinus carpio isolate SPL01 chromosome B14, ASM1834038v1, whole genome shotgun sequence window:
- the LOC109081295 gene encoding LOW QUALITY PROTEIN: myozenin-2-like (The sequence of the model RefSeq protein was modified relative to this genomic sequence to represent the inferred CDS: substituted 2 bases at 2 genomic stop codons) produces the protein MNHLLCCDVQTGRMQTAQHSLTKQRQQQAMILSREAKGGLNLGKKISVPRDVMMEELKLNTNRGSIMFQERQRRVERFTLENSADASSILYNXHLMXANHSQLKHDVQGGKENLLYPVASKHSLVSTLMNTVAKKGSPNILAPGYSGPLREIPREKFNATVIPKSYCSPWREALGENEELLSSLNTQIAEEHQKLPPANYRCFNRAAVPFGGPVHSQRVIPVIGFEAVETPNLSGMTLATMSKRRNFNRAPRGWGIGYSPESNDL, from the exons ATGAATCACTTGCTGTGTTGTGATGTTCAGACCGGGAGGATGCAGACGGCACAACATAGTCTCACCAAACAGAGACAGCAGCAGGCCATGATCCTGAGCAGAGAGGCAAAGGgag gtctGAACCTTGGGAAGAAGATCAGCGTTCCTCGGGATGTGATGATGGAGGAGCTGAAGCTGAACACCAACAGAGGATCCATCATGTTCCAGGAGCGCCAGAGGAGAGTGGAGAGATTCACGCTGGAGAACTCAGCAGACGCTTCCTCAATCTTATAC AACTGACATTTAATGTAAGCAAATCATTCACAATTAAAACATGATGTGCAGGGAGGGAAAGAAAACCTGCTGTATCCAGTGGCCAGTAAACACAGCCTTGTCAGCACCCTCATGAACACTGTGGCCAAGAAAGGAAGCCCAAACATCCTGGCACCAG GCTACTCAGGACCACTTAGAGAGATCCCTCGAGAGAAATTCAACGCCACAGTGATCCCGAAGTCTTATTGTTCACCATGGCGAGAAGCCCTGGGAGAAAATGAAGAGCTTCTGTCTTCACTCAACACTCAGATAGCGGAAGAGCACCAGAAACTCCCGCCGGCGAACTACAGGTGCTTTAACAG AGCTGCAGTGCCATTTGGAGGACCTGTGCACAGTCAGAGGGTGATTCCTGTTATTGGCTTTGAAGCTGTGGAGACTCCAAATCTTTCTGGCATGACCTTGGCCACCATGTCCAAACGACGCAACTTCAACAGAGCCCCGCGGGGATGGGGCATTGGATACTCACCCGAGTCGAATGACCTGTGA
- the LOC109081296 gene encoding LOW QUALITY PROTEIN: soluble guanylate cyclase 88E-like (The sequence of the model RefSeq protein was modified relative to this genomic sequence to represent the inferred CDS: substituted 1 base at 1 genomic stop codon), whose protein sequence is MYGLLCESLHDFIKXSYGDDVWKLVRERADVRLHSFVTHQVYSESVIPRIAKAASGVTGNPYNELMNSWGVYFLGFVGKYGYDRILKVLGRHVRDFVNGLDNLHEYLRFSYPKVQPPTFFCQEESATGVTLHYRSKRKGYLHYAMGQLRQMGKQFYDTDIHVEVLSEQLVGDYSHVTMRLNFDNSAYRYIQKEDEEEQEILPITSDFFFEVFPFNIVFRQDMVVHNVGSGLATVFPDLDGKKINDAFLLARPLVEFTWNMIISHPNNLFEIMSKEPVKRERNLHNRVQNSDYENANRSADVDVELMAFQSIIGDDYKDGNSANAMESWGDGSRCLKLKGQMRYMPEWESIIFLGTPVMESLSAMFKTGLYINDLSMHDSSRDLVLAGTHKELKRAHIQEQKKSSKLEESMKMLDYEMKKTDDLLYRMIPKPVAKRLRKGEPAVNTCEFFPDVTILFSDVVGFTRICSHITPMQVVSMLNTMYTLFDTLSEKHRVFKVETIGDAYMVVAGAPEKTKFHAHNICDMALDMVRSIDHLKDPSNGNNIQIRVGIHSGMVVAGVVGHKMPRYGLHGDTVHTASAMESNGKEMHIQLSSATYEHLKGSHFIFERRGTITIKGNVEIETYWLKGKRDKDGNAQAACPQFEAQTISKAAISAPEAPIDEDVLVFPSVAGEDEDDVKSIRSHRMKMETSRNSLEESMEECRVEEASVSKSHYKDALQDSSLQDPHIDLDSAEFDGRDSIMESPAGSCDSHGSEKSTMCSVC, encoded by the exons ATGTACGGGCTGCTGTGTGAAAGTCTTCATGACTTCATTAAGTAGTCGTACGGTGATGATGTgtggaaactggtcagagagagAGCCGACGTCAGGCTGCACTCCTTCGTAACTCATCAG GTCTACAGTGAGAGTGTGATTCCTCGTATCGCGAAAGCAGCGAGTGGCGTCACAGGAAACCCCTATAATGAGCTCATGAATTCATGGGGGGTTTATTTCCTGGGATTTGTAGGGAAGTACGGATATGACAGAATCCTTAAG GTGTTAGGCCGCCATGTGCGTGACTTTGTGAATGGTCTGGATAACCTGCATGAGTACCTGCGCTTCAGTTACCCAAAAGTCCAGCCTCCGACCTTCTTCTGCCAGGAGGAATCAGCTACAGGAGTTACACTGCACTACAG GAGCAAACGTAAAGGTTACCTGCACTACGCCATGGGTCAGCTCAGACAGATGGGAAAACAGTTCTACGACACTGACATCCATGTTGAGGTTTTGTCTGAGCAGCTGGTGGGAGATTATTCACACGTCACCATGAG attaAACTTTGATAACTCTGCCTATCGATATATCCAgaaggaggatgaagaggaacaAGAGATCCTCCCCATCACCAGTGACTTTTTCTTTGAAGTTTTCCCCTTCAACATTGTCTTCAGACAG GACATGGTTGTGCATAACGTAGGCTCTGGATTGGCGACCGTCTTTCCTGATCTGGATGGGAAGAAGATCAATGATGCTTTTCTGCTTGCTCGTCCTCTTGTGGAGTTCACATGGAACATG ATCATCTCCCATCCCAACAACCTGTTTGAGATCATGTCTAAGGAGCCGGTGAAACGAGAGAGGAACCTTCACAACAGAGTGCAGA ACTCTGATTATGAGAACGCCAATCGCTCAGCAGACGTGGATGTGGAACTGATGGCCTTTCAGTCAATTATAGGGGATGATTATAAAG ACGGAAACAGCGCTAATGCGATGGAGAGCTGGGGTGATGGCAGCCGCTGCCTGAAACTGAAGGGTCAGATGAGATACATGCCCGAGTGGGAGTCCATCATCTTCCTGGGCACTCCTGT CATGGAGAGTTTAAGTGCCATGTTTAAGACAGGTCTGTACATCAATGACCTGAGCATGCATGACTCGAGCAGAGATCTGGTGCTTGCAGGAACTCATAAAGAGCTCAAGAGAGCCCACATACAG GAGCAAAAGAAATCCAGTAAACTGGAGGAAAGCATGAAAATGTTGGACTACGAGATGAAAAAGACGGATGATCTTCTGTACAGAATGATTCCCAAACCTGTTGCTAAGCGACTGCGGAAGGGAGAACCAGCTGTGAACACCTGTGAG TTTTTTCCTGATGTGACCATCCTGTTCAGCGACGTGGTGGGCTTCACTCGTATCTGCAGTCATATCACACCCATGCAGGTGGTGTCTATGCTCAACACCATGTACACGCTATTCGACACACTCAGTGAGAAACACAGAGTGTTTAAG GTTGAAACTATAGGTGATGCCTACATGGTGGTGGCAGGCGCTCCAGAAAAGACCAAGTTTCACGCTCACAATATTTGTGACATGGCTCTAGATATGGTTCGATCTATTGATCATCTCAAAGACCCGTCCAATGGAAACAACATCCAGATTCGCGTGG GAATTCACTCTGGTATGGTGGTGGCTGGGGTCGTAGGTCACAAGATGCCTCGCTACGGTCTTCATGGTGATACAGTACACACTGCGTCTGCCATGGAGAGCAATGGCAAG GAAATGCACATACAGCTGAGCAGCGCTACTTATGAGCACCTGAAAGGAAGTCACTTTATCTTCGAGAGACGCGGTACCATCACCATCAAG GGGAATGTGGAGATTGAGACGTACTGGCTGAAAGGAAAGAGAGATAAAGATGGAAACGCTCAGGCTGCATGCCCGCAGTTTGAAGCCCAGACCATCAGTAAAGCCGCCATCTCTGCCCCAGAAGCACCCATCGATGAGGATGTGCTG GTGTTCCCCTCAGTGGCAGGTGAGGATGAGGACGATGTGAAATCTATCCGCTCTCACCGCATGAAGATGGAAACCTCTAGAAACTCTCTGGAGGAGTCGATGGAGGAGTGTCGGGTTGAAGAAGCGTCCGTCAGTAAG TCTCATTATAAGGACGCTCTTCAGGACAGCAGTCTGCAGGACCCACACATTGACCTCGACTCAGCTGAGTTTGACGGTCGAGATTCAATAATGGAGTCTCCTGCTGGCTCGTGTGATTCCCACGGCTCTGAGAAGAGCACCATGTGCTCTGTGTGCTAA